A genome region from Anastrepha obliqua isolate idAnaObli1 chromosome 4, idAnaObli1_1.0, whole genome shotgun sequence includes the following:
- the LOC129245915 gene encoding odorant receptor 59a-like, which produces MSPQSPLPSPSSLLPLPAALDTRSFFKLHWTCFKVLGVIAPTSNAYYLGYSLLLHLLVTICYPLHLALALFKSSNASVNIENLAVCVTCVACSMKFVIYAMKMGRIRELESIIGTLDARSSSPHERSYFIQLRKDMRHITIGFLSIYAIVGVTAELMFIFRNEHNLLYPAWFPFDWRANELKFYAAHLYQIVGISYQLLQNFVNDCLPTMALAVLSAHIKLLGIRVSQIGYAEQNLDANEEELLRCIKDQEQLYNMLNTIQGIISLPMFLQFTVTAFNICLAMAALFFFADAPFDRLYYLAYFLSMPLEIFPTCYYGTYFQLLFDKLHIEMYSSNWVEQTQKFRKHMILFCERSLKQHTVMAGGIVRVHLDTFVSTCKGAYSLLAVIMKMNE; this is translated from the exons ATGTCACCACAATCACCACTACCGTCACCTTCGTCGCTGTTGCCATTACCAGCTGCACTTGATACTCGCTCATTTTTCAAACTTCACTGGACGTGTTTCAAAGTTCTTGGCGTTATCGCACCTACCTCGAATGCATATTATCTCGGCTATTCGTTGCTGCTGCATCTACTTGTCACCATCTGTTATCCGCTGCATCTTGCCTTGGCGCTTTTCAAAAGCTCCAATGCCTCGGTTAACATCGAAAATCTCGCGGTGTGTGTCACCTGTGTGGCCTGCAGTATGAAATTCGTCATTTACGCCATGAAAATGGGGCGTATACGTGAGCTGGAGTCCATAATTGGAACATTGGATGCACGTTCCAGCAGCCCGCATGAGCGTAGCTATTTCATACAGTTGCGCAAGGATATGCGGCATATTACCATCGGTTTTCTTAGCATTTACGCCATTGTCGGTGTAACGGCAGAGTTGATGTTTATCTTTCGTAATGAACATAATTTGTTGTATCCGGCTTGGTTTCCATTCGATTGGCGAGCAAACGAGTTGAAATTCTATGCAGCCCATTTATATCAAATTGTCGGCATCTCCTATCAATTGCTGCAGAACTTCGTAAACGATTGCCTTCCGACTATGGCATTAGCAGTATTGTCGGCGCATATCAAATTATTGGGCATTAGAGTTTCGCAAATTGGCTACGCAGAGCAAAATTTGGATGCGAATGAAGAGGAATTGTTGCGTTGCATTAAAGACCAAGAGCAGCTCTATAA TATGCTCAATACTATTCAAGGTATCATCTCGCTGCCGATGTTTCTACAATTCACTGTAACAGCCTTCAATATTTGCCTAGCCATGGCAGCGTTATTTTTTTTCGCCGATGCACCATTCGATCGGTTATATTATTTGGCATATTTCCTCTCAATGCCGCTGGAAATATTTCCCACCTGTTACTATGGTACCTACTTTCAATTACTTTTTGATAAGTTACACATCGAGATGTATTCGAGTAATTGGGTGGAACAGACACAGAAATTTCGCAAGCATATGATACTCTTCTGTGAGCGTTCCTTGAAGCAGCATACCGTCATGGCTGGTGGCATTGTACGCGTTCACTTGGATACATTCGTTTCAACATGCAAAGGGGCTTACTCCTTGTTGGCTGTGATAATGaagatgaatgaatga